AGTGCTAGTCTCCAGATCTGCAGAGTCTATGTACTATcatgtaaacaaacaagcacATGAAGTCTCCCACCAATTGATGCgcacctttccttttttttttttacagctactTTAATATATTAATTTCTCTACTATTCTAAAGCAGTACAGCAAAATCCACAAGCGAATGTACAAAACATTCCCACCTTGATTTCTAGTTTGTGATTGACGGCGAGGGCGGAGTGCTCCAGGGCCTTGACCACAGAGGTGTACGAGTCGGATAGCTTTGTGTATTTCCCCACCAGGGCGATGGAGACGTGCTCCAGGAGACGGGCAGatctgaggagagagagagagagcgggacgGTTCACGCGGCCTGGCGCCGGCGATCAGCTGATCACTGCTTAAAGCCACACAGACCTGTCAGCCATCTCCTTCCACTTCGTCAGCATCTTTCGGGGCTTCACCTCGACGGGGAGGCTCAGCCGCTCGCACAGGTAGCTCACGACCCCCtggtcctccagcagcaggggCACCCGGTAGACCGAGGAGACGTCGTGGACGCAGATCACCTACTTAAGAAAAACCCACAGTGAGAGAAGAGTCGACGTCGACGGGAAATCATACGTATGAGATTGTTGAGGGGTCTGAAACTTTTATTCTCCAGATAATCGACATTTGAGGCTGTAAGTTCTCAGAACACACGCTGGAGCTTTGTGGGCAGCGGACGCCAGACGCCTTCCAGGTCCTCAGACAATAATTGAATCAATGTCGCTGCTACTAGCTCACGCGCCTCTTATACGTGCTCTGTAGCTCTTAATCAAACTATTGAATTAAGAGCTTGCGGTTCGGTCGTTGGATGCAGAAACAAAGCCACTGCACTTTACCTGCGTGGGCTCAACGTGACAAAACATGGAGATCTTCTCCTTGGCAGACGTTTCCAGGGGCGAAGAACAGCGGCACATAATCTGCAGATAAACAATATGTTTATGAAACAAGTGGACACGCTTGTAGCTATAGTTGTAAACCTTAAGGATTGATTCATCAATGATTACGTGACGTATGCCACCCTGCTCCGGTGAGAATGACAAGTATGTCCAATATGTCAGATCTGATCGGGTTGTGTACaacatattgtatatattgGTTTTCTACACATGCAGGAACATTAGAAGAACGTTATTATCCTGGTGCAGAAGGTAAAAACACGTTTAAAGAGCGAGTTATAATCTACATTTTAGTTAATAGTCTAAAATTACCAAATCCGGAGACAAGCCCAGCCCTCTGAGCTCTCGCACACTGTTCTGTGTTGGTTTGGTCTTCTGCTCTCCCGTGGCTTTGGGCTGAGGACACAAAAGCACATTCCTCTTAAATGAGTGTGACAGATGAAGCAGACGTTATTCTCCTCCTCGCATTTCAAAACTCACACCAAACAAAAGCGTAGACGTGTCGCTACGTGAAATAACAGTCAACGGGACACACCTGAGGTACCAGGCTGACGTGGATGTTGCAGAAGTTCTCCCTCTTCACCTTGAACTGGAACTGTCTGAAGGCCTCGATGAAGGGCATGCTCTCGATGTCCCCCACTGTGCCTCCCAGCTGTTGACacaaaacagcagctcagaccacacagctgcacacacaaacacacgtgtggGTTCACATGGACTTATTCAGCGCGGCCGTCATTAGCTGAAAACTGCCCCAGCTGGTTTGGGTTCACACCCCAACGAAATACCTGCTGGAGGGCGAGAGATAATTCAAGATCGGGCTCGTCTCGAGGTTGAATAAACCGAGGGTGATATGCTTCTACAGTCTGTGTCGTCGTGCAAACGTTTAGCAGCGTTGGCAGAGAAATTATGTTTGCTGTGGGAGTTGATGAAATATGACacttgacaaaaaaacattataatagTCATATATCCATATAATAATCTATAATATTATTATAGTGTATTTTTGGATTGAAAGCATAAATCTTGTTTGTGTCTTCGCATGAAGTGCCAACAACACCGACTTACTTCAATGACACAAACTTGAGGCTCCACGCCGTCGTCGTCTACCGAGATCCTGGCCTGCTTCATCACCCACTCCTGGATGGCATCTGTGATGTGAGGCACCACTGAAAACACATTCAGAGAATAAAGCTCGGGGGGCTTAATGTCGAGGGGTCACGCGAGGCTTCCGTGTTTGCATATTACCCACTCACCTTGCACGGTCTTGCCCAGGTagtctcccctcctctccttgttGATGACCGACTGGTAGATCTTTCCCGTGGTCAGGTTGTTGTCTCTGGTAAGACGGATGTCTAGGAAACGCTCGTAGTTGCCCAGGTCCAGATCCACCTCGCCGCCATCGTCCAGAACAAAAACCTCACCTGCGCCACGCAGACATTACATCCATCAAAGCTCAGAGAAACCTCGACAATGACCTATCGTTTGGAAAGTGCAATTAGACCCCCGAGCAGGTCTCCGTCAAACGATTGCTCACCGTGTTCATACGGCGAAAAGGTGCCGGCATCGATGTTGATGTACGGGTCGATTTTGATGGCTGTGACGCGGAGGCCGCAGGACTTGAGGATCGTCCCCACGCTGCTGGCGATGATGCCCTTTCCAATGCCGGAGATGACCCCTCCGGTCACCAGGATGTACTTCATGTCGGCCTGAGCGCAGAGCGAGAAACGATCACTGCACCTTTCACCTGGATGCTGATCAcctgacacactgacacacacacacacacacacacacacacacagctaaagtTCCACTAATTACCGCAAGAACTGCTGTGTCCAACAGGTTGGTCTAAGCGAGATGTCAACACCGAAGGTAAGTTAACAccgtaacggactgacgtgttgtgtgagcgaggtaaCACATTAACCGCGCTTGGAAGGTCAGTGAAGGGCTCGCGGCGTGTACGTGTTGTGTCAAGAGTTGTTGTGATGGGAAACGGTTGTTTTGTTTCGGCCTCCAGTAGTCTGTGTCATCATAAGACCCCAGCTGTCCACCCCAGTCCACAGCTGCATGTAGCCGAGCCGCTACAACGGTAAACAACCGACGTTAGCTGAAccggctgcgtgtgtgtttggctagctaacgttagcttaaccgTAAGGCCCCTCGTCAGCCTCCTACAGCACACGAACTTACCCCACGGCGAGGGACGCTACGGTCGGCCGTCGGTGGTTATGTTGAATGGAAACGCAGTGTGTTGGTCTCCGCGTGCCGTAGAAACACGTGTTGTTGCCGCGCTGACAGGACGACGCGGCTCCTTCTCGTTTCGCGCTCCGTTTCTGTCCCCTGGTTTGGCCTCTCAGGCGCGTGCTGTTTTCACCGTCCCGCCCCCCGTCAGCGGATCGACCAATCAAGTGCAGGTATTTCAGGAGTAGATTACCGAGGTAGGCTGTTCTGTGGGGGGCGGAAACGCCCCTAAAGCACAAGAGGCGTGTTTCGCCGTTGTGACGTCACACGGATTGCACTGAATGTAATTCAAGGTCAATGCGAGTACAATTTATTGTAAT
This genomic stretch from Gasterosteus aculeatus chromosome 20, fGasAcu3.hap1.1, whole genome shotgun sequence harbors:
- the LOC120810199 gene encoding CTP synthase 1 isoform X2, whose amino-acid sequence is MKYILVTGGVISGIGKGIIASSVGTILKSCGLRVTAIKIDPYINIDAGTFSPYEHGEVFVLDDGGEVDLDLGNYERFLDIRLTRDNNLTTGKIYQSVINKERRGDYLGKTVQDAIQEWVMKQARISVDDDGVEPQVCVIELGGTVGDIESMPFIEAFRQFQFKVKRENFCNIHVSLVPQPKATGEQKTKPTQNSVRELRGLGLSPDLIMCRCSSPLETSAKEKISMFCHVEPTQVICVHDVSSVYRVPLLLEDQGVVSYLCERLSLPVEVKPRKMLTKWKEMADRSARLLEHVSIALVGKYTKLSDSYTSVVKALEHSALAVNHKLEIKYIDSADLETSTLQGDPVKYHEAWQKLCSSHGVLVPGGFGVRGTEGKMHAIHWARKQNKPFLGVCLGMQLAVCEFARDVLGWEDANSTEFNPESTHPVVIDMPEHNPGQMGGTMRLGKRRTIFKSSTSVLRKLYGGVEFVDERHRHRFEVNPELKHHFEKRGLHFVGEDVEGERMEIIELDDHCYFVGVQYHPEFTSRPIKPSPPYFGLLLAAAGKLPGYLAKGCRLSPRDTYSGSSGSSSPEADLSELKFPSLSRD
- the LOC120810199 gene encoding CTP synthase 1 isoform X3; protein product: MKYILVTGGVISGIGKGIIASSVGTILKSCGLRVTAIKIDPYINIDAGTFSPYEHGEVFVLDDGGEVDLDLGNYERFLDIRLTRDNNLTTGKIYQSVINKERRGDYLGKTVQVVPHITDAIQEWVMKQARISVDDDGVEPQVCVIELGGTVGDIESMPFIEAFRQFQFKVKRENFCNIHVSLVPQPKATGEQKTKPTQNSVRELRGLGLSPDLIMCRCSSPLETSAKEKISMFCHVEPTQVICVHDVSSVYRVPLLLEDQGVVSYLCERLSLPVEVKPRKMLTKWKEMADRSARLLEHVSIALVGKYTKLSDSYTSVVKALEHSALAVNHKLEIKYIDSADLETSTLQGDPVKYHEAWQKLCSSHGVLVPGGFGVRGTEGKMHAIHWARKQNKPFLGVCLGMQLAVCEFARDVLGWEDANSTEFNPESTHPVVIDMPEHNPGQMGGTMRLGKRRTIFKSSTSVLRKLYGGVEFVDERHRHRFEVNPELKHHFEKRGLHFVGEDVEGERMEIIELDDHCYFVGVQYHPEFTSRPIKPSPPYFGLLLAAAGKLPGYLAKGCRLSPR
- the LOC120810199 gene encoding CTP synthase 1 isoform X4, encoding MKYILVTGGVISGIGKGIIASSVGTILKSCGLRVTAIKIDPYINIDAGTFSPYEHGEVFVLDDGGEVDLDLGNYERFLDIRLTRDNNLTTGKIYQSVINKERRGDYLGKTVQDAIQEWVMKQARISVDDDGVEPQVCVIELGGTVGDIESMPFIEAFRQFQFKVKRENFCNIHVSLVPQPKATGEQKTKPTQNSVRELRGLGLSPDLIMCRCSSPLETSAKEKISMFCHVEPTQVICVHDVSSVYRVPLLLEDQGVVSYLCERLSLPVEVKPRKMLTKWKEMADRSARLLEHVSIALVGKYTKLSDSYTSVVKALEHSALAVNHKLEIKYIDSADLETSTLQGDPVKYHEAWQKLCSSHGVLVPGGFGVRGTEGKMHAIHWARKQNKPFLGVCLGMQLAVCEFARDVLGWEDANSTEFNPESTHPVVIDMPEHNPGQMGGTMRLGKRRTIFKSSTSVLRKLYGGVEFVDERHRHRFEVNPELKHHFEKRGLHFVGEDVEGERMEIIELDDHCYFVGVQYHPEFTSRPIKPSPPYFGLLLAAAGKLPGYLAKGCRLSPR
- the LOC120810199 gene encoding CTP synthase 1 isoform X1, with the protein product MKYILVTGGVISGIGKGIIASSVGTILKSCGLRVTAIKIDPYINIDAGTFSPYEHGEVFVLDDGGEVDLDLGNYERFLDIRLTRDNNLTTGKIYQSVINKERRGDYLGKTVQVVPHITDAIQEWVMKQARISVDDDGVEPQVCVIELGGTVGDIESMPFIEAFRQFQFKVKRENFCNIHVSLVPQPKATGEQKTKPTQNSVRELRGLGLSPDLIMCRCSSPLETSAKEKISMFCHVEPTQVICVHDVSSVYRVPLLLEDQGVVSYLCERLSLPVEVKPRKMLTKWKEMADRSARLLEHVSIALVGKYTKLSDSYTSVVKALEHSALAVNHKLEIKYIDSADLETSTLQGDPVKYHEAWQKLCSSHGVLVPGGFGVRGTEGKMHAIHWARKQNKPFLGVCLGMQLAVCEFARDVLGWEDANSTEFNPESTHPVVIDMPEHNPGQMGGTMRLGKRRTIFKSSTSVLRKLYGGVEFVDERHRHRFEVNPELKHHFEKRGLHFVGEDVEGERMEIIELDDHCYFVGVQYHPEFTSRPIKPSPPYFGLLLAAAGKLPGYLAKGCRLSPRDTYSGSSGSSSPEADLSELKFPSLSRD